In Clostridiales bacterium, the genomic stretch CGGCAAGCGTAGTCGAGCGCGGCGGCGCGGCGGCAACCGTGTTAAAGAGCTGCTTCGGCAACGGCTTAGGCTTCGCGTTCACGAGCTGCTCGCGCGATCTGTTCGAGGAAAGCGAGGGCGATATAGTGTTCGCGGCGCGCAATGCCGACGACTTCTTCGGCTACGAGCTCGGCTTCCTCGGTCTTACCACCGACGACGGCAAGTACGTATTCGGCGCGACCGTCACGCGCACGGCTGATGACAGCGACATAGTGTTCGACGGCACGGCTGCGGACGGCAAGAAGCTCGTAAACAGCTTTACCGGTACGTTCGAGGGCGTGTACCCGACGACGGCGAGCGCGAGCGGCGATGTCAAGAACGTTGACTATACGGGCAAGGGCGCAAAACGCACTGCGGCGAAAACGGCCAAGCCCGCAAAAGTAAAAGTATTCATACCTGTGTTCCCTGGCACGAACTGCGAGATAGACACTGCGCGTAAGTTCATGGAGGCGGGCGCGGAAGCGCAGATCTTCGTTGTGCGCAACCGCACGCCGCGCGACGTAGAAGAATGCGTCGAACAAATGGCAAAGGCTATATCCGCGAGCAATATCTTGGCGCTTCCCGGCGGGTTCTCGGGCGGCGACGAGCCGGACGGCAGTGCAAAGTTCATTGCTGCGTTCCTGTCCAATCCTGCGATAGCCGAGCAGATAGAAAACCTTCTGTATAAGCGCGACGGACTCGCGATCGGCATTTGCAACGGCTTCCAAGCCCTCGTAAAATTGGGCTTGCTGCCGAGCGGGCATATCCACACCCCCAAGGCGAACGATCCCGTACTCACGTTCAATAATATCGGTCGGCACGTTTCGACGCTTGTAGATACGCGCGTATGCCAGAATTACAGCCCGTGGCTCAGCCACCTGAAAGTGGGCGACGTGTATCAGGTCCCCGTTTCGCACGGCGAGGGCAAGTTCTTTATCGACAAGGCGGGGCTAGACGCGCTGATAGCAAACGGTCAGATCGCTACTCAGTATTGCGACTTTGACGGCAACGCGACCATGCTCAGCCCGTACAACCCCAACGGCTCGGTTTACGCGATAGAGGGTATCACAAGCCCCGACGGCAGGATATTCGGCAAAATGGGTCACAGCGAGCGCACGGGCGAGTTCCTGTTAAAGAACACCGTCGAGAGTTACGCCAAGGCGGACATGGGACTGTTCAAAGCCGGAGTTAAATACTTTAAATAATCAGTAAATAGGAATTGAGGTTAATCATCTTAATTCCTATTTAAATATATTGACATTTCTTTAAATTTGTACTATAATAATCGGCATGGAATTATACCTCACAACCGTCATTATTACGGCAATAGTCGGGTGCGCGGTGTCGGCGGCGTTGATCGAAAAAACGGTACGGCTTATTTTACGGCAAATCAAGCTTAACCATTCGATAAACCTAGTCGAGCTCAAAACGCATAAGATCATGTATTGGATAGCTGCAATCATGATCGGCTTTTTGATTTTCTATCTTATAATGCAAATGGCGGACGCCGAGTCGCCGAGCGTAGTCGAGTTCGCCGAGCTGTTCGGCGTAGAGCGTATGCACACCAATATTGCGCTCATGTTCGTGCTTATCGTAATGATAGCCGCAGAAGCGTTCGTTGTCGTGCTTGGAATCAGTAAAAACGCAGTCGTCGATAAGGGCATATATACTAATTTCGATATGCTTGATTGGCATCAGGTTCGCGACTATTTCATAGACGAGAAAAAGTGCGTGCTCATGCTCAGCTCGGACAAACGCACATTTTCGACGCTTAGGAACGTTACAACTCCGTTCAAGGTGAACAAGAAGGATATTCAAAAGCTCAAATTCATACTCGATAAGAACAAAAACAAGTTCTCCGACTTCGGCGGCTAATCTGTATGAATTTAACGTAAAATAATCTTATGAACGTAATATAAAAAGGAGGTAGCATGACTAAGGACATCGACAAGCTTTTAGACGATATTTACGTTCCCGACATGGAATACGATTCGAAGTACGACGTTACGCGAACTAAGGTCAAGAGCAAAAAGAAAACGACCCAAGCCCAAACGACTACGCTTGCCGAAGTGCCCGAAGTCGAGCTTCCAAAAACCAAAGCCGAAGTGTACGCTGAGGCAAAAGGTCGGCTGACGCAGGAAACGTCGGCTGCGTCCAAATCGTCGAGCGACAAACGCCGCAAGCGCACCAAGGTAAAAACGGTCGAGCTCGAAATCGCCGCCATAACCCGTGACATCGACGGCACGGAAAACGACCAACCGCGATCCCTCGTAGCTTCTCCTGTGTGGGTGGGCACGCAAAAAGAACTTATACCTTTTGCGTGGCGTATGCCGCTCAATCCCGACATCGACCGCCCGAGCAAAGTATATAAACAGGCAGTGCGCGAAGCCAGGGAATTGATGCTTCCCACGCATAGAAATAATTAGAAATTATTCCTTATTTCAGCCTTCCCCAAATGGGGAAGGGGGACCACGAAGTGGTGGATGAGGGCAATTTAATGAATTAAGGATATAAGATGAGTAAAGCCATATCGGTAGAAGAAAAGATAGAATACATAGAAAAAACTCGGTCGTTTGGCGAGATACGGCAGGCGTGGTTTCCGCCGTCGGCGTCGACCGAGTATTATTTTGTCAGTTATTGTCATGCCGATTACAAAGCGGTATTTCGCGATTTGTTCGGTATGCAAGAGGTCGACCCCGAATTTTCGGTGTGGTACGACCGCGAGCTTATAGCGGGTAAAGATTGGAAAGCCGAAGCGGAAAAGCATATCTACGACTTTAACTGTAAAGGCGTTATTTTTTACGTGAGCGAAAACTCGGTGAAATCTCCCGCAGTGCTCGATGAAATAAAAATGACGCGCGACGCGGGTAAGGCGTTTTTGCCGATAGTTTTGCCGTCATCGAGTGGAGAATACTTGTCGGGCGAACAGCTATTGGAGCGTAATGGTTCCGACAAAATAATCGATAACTCGGCTGTTGAACTTTACCGCACAATGCTCGGCAAGAATATTACATATCTTAAACTGAGCGACGAGAGCTCGCATAAAGTCGACGCGGTCAAAAAAAGCTTAAAGGGTATGCCGCTTTTGCGGTTCGCGAAAGGTAGCGTCAAAAACGAAGACGTAGTTAACGTTGTTGCCACCAACAATGTGAGCGTTATAGAAATATCGAAAAGCGATTTTACTTGCGGAGACGAAAATTTAAGCGGACTTGATAAGATGGCGATAGGAATATGCGCATTTGCCAACTGTGCCAATCTTAAAACGATAGAAATGCCTAACAGCGTTGTATCGATCGGACCGTATGCGTTTTTGGGGTGTAGGAGTATCAAGAGAATAACTTTACCGGAAAGCGTCGTTATGATTAGAGGTAGTGTTTTCTCGGGCTGTTATGAACTCGAAGAAGTTAATATCCCAATATCGCATATCCCTACGAGTATGTTTGAAAATTGCAAAAAACTAAAAAAAGTAAAATTGGATCGCAAAATGAATTATATTAATGACATGGCGTTCGTGGGGTGTGAAAGCCTTGAAGAGTTTGACTTCAATGCGGACGACGAAAGGGCTTTTGCGGACGTTTATAAAATCGGGGATTATGCGTTTCGTGGTTGTACGGGACTGAAAAGGATAAGTCTTCCGTTTGGATTGAACTACGTAGAAAAGAATGTCTTTGACGGATGCAGTTCTCTTGAAGCCGTTGATTTTCCCGAAACCGTTATAGGAATAGAAGATATGGCGTTTAGAGATTGCGTCAGCCTTAAATCTGTTGATTTAACGAAGACTGTTAATCCCGAGCTGGATAGTAAAATTAAGCTCAATAGTGCAATGTCATATGCCTGGTATTTACAAGGCTTAGAGGGGATAGGCGATAGCGCCTTTTCTAACTGTACGAGCCTTACGGAAATTAAATTGCCTAGGTATATTAAAGCCATTCTAAGAGACGTGTTTTTTGGTTCTGCTATTAGGGATATATATTATCTCGGCACGGTCGAAGAATGGAATAATATACAAAAAGACCATCATTGGGATAGAGGTATGCTCGATTATACCGTGCATTGCTTGGACGGGGATATTAAGAAATGTGATGGAGATATGCCTGACCATGCCGTATATTGGTTGCACGGAGATGTCGAGAAAGTGAAGAAATAATTACGATAAATATTTCAATGTAAAAAAGAAGTAGGGAAAATTGACTATATTTGCGTTTATATATTTTAACTTATAAATATATGCTACACTTAACCCCGATTATTATCGATCGGGGTGTTTTTATGCGTATAACGAGAAAGCAGATAGCGGTCATTGCGTTTTTGAACGTAGTTATAATACTGCTCGTATTGTTCATAGTATTCGGTAAGCCCGGCGCGCTCGGCGCGACCGACGATACTCCGCAGGATGATCCGAGCGTCGGCGGTGACGATAGTCAAACGGTAATAGCTCCGCCCGTTCCCGAGCATAATAAACTACGCAAGGCGAGCGCGGGACTCGTGGACGAGATAGTCACCGAAACGCGCCTTATGGGCAGCGGTGACGAGACGATAGTCTACGCGCAAACGATAGGCGGCGTGCTATACGTTTTCGGCAATACGACGGTCGCCGACTTCGATTTCGATTCGTACGGCGGGTT encodes the following:
- a CDS encoding leucine-rich repeat protein, which gives rise to MSKAISVEEKIEYIEKTRSFGEIRQAWFPPSASTEYYFVSYCHADYKAVFRDLFGMQEVDPEFSVWYDRELIAGKDWKAEAEKHIYDFNCKGVIFYVSENSVKSPAVLDEIKMTRDAGKAFLPIVLPSSSGEYLSGEQLLERNGSDKIIDNSAVELYRTMLGKNITYLKLSDESSHKVDAVKKSLKGMPLLRFAKGSVKNEDVVNVVATNNVSVIEISKSDFTCGDENLSGLDKMAIGICAFANCANLKTIEMPNSVVSIGPYAFLGCRSIKRITLPESVVMIRGSVFSGCYELEEVNIPISHIPTSMFENCKKLKKVKLDRKMNYINDMAFVGCESLEEFDFNADDERAFADVYKIGDYAFRGCTGLKRISLPFGLNYVEKNVFDGCSSLEAVDFPETVIGIEDMAFRDCVSLKSVDLTKTVNPELDSKIKLNSAMSYAWYLQGLEGIGDSAFSNCTSLTEIKLPRYIKAILRDVFFGSAIRDIYYLGTVEEWNNIQKDHHWDRGMLDYTVHCLDGDIKKCDGDMPDHAVYWLHGDVEKVKK